The Phormidium sp. PBR-2020 DNA segment CCAACTCCCGCCGAATCCCTGCGGCTTCATCATAAGCCGTGATCGCACGGTCGAGATTGGCGGCGGGGTTGATGCCCATCTCGGCTTGGATGCGGCGGGCATGGCCGAGGTTATTCAGGGTATAGGAAAGGTCTTTGTCTAACCCCAACTCCCGCCGAATCCCTGCGGCTTCATCATAAGCCGTGATCGCACGGTCGAGATTGGCGGCGGGGTTGATGCCCATCTCGGCTTGGATGCGGCGGGCATTACCGAGGTCATTCAGGGTACTGGAGAGGTCTTTGTCTAACCCCAACTCCCGCCAAATCCCTGCCGCTTCATTGCAGGCGGCGATCGCACGGTCGAGATTGGCGGCGGGGTTGATGCCCATCTCGGCTTGAATGCGGTGTGCATTGCCGAGGTTAGTCAGGGTAGTGTAGAGGTCTTTGTCTAACCCCAACCGCCGCCGAATCCCTGCGGCTTCATCATAGGCAGCGATCGCACGGTCGAGATTGGCGGCGGGGTTGATACCCATCTCGGCTTGGGTGCGGCGGGCATTGCCGAGGTTAGTCAGGGTAGTGGAGAGGTCTTTGTCTAACCCCAACTGCCGCATAATTCCTGCGGCTTCATCATAAGCCGTGATCGCACTTTCGAAATTGGCGGCGGGGTTGATACCCATCTCGGCTTGTTGGCTGCGGGCATTACCGAGGTTAGTTAGGGTAGCGGAGAGGTCTTTGTCTAACCCCAACTCCCTCCCAATCCCCGCCGCTTCATTGCAGGCGGCAATCGCACGGTCGAGATTGGCGGCGGGGTTGATACCCATCTCGGCTTGGGTGCGGCGTGCATTGCCGAGGTTAGTCAGGGTAGTGGAGAGGTTTTTGTCTAACCCCAACCGCCGCCGAATCTCTGCGGCTTCATTGTAGGCAGCGATCGCACTTTCGAGATTGGTGGCAGAATTGATGCCGATCTCGGCTTGGGTGCGGCGGGCAACTCCGAGGTTAGTCAGGGTAGTGGAGAGGTCTTTGTCTAACCCCAACCGCCGCCGAATCCCTGCGGCTTCATCATAAGCCGTGATCGCACGGTCGAGATTGGCGGCAGGGTTGATGCCCATCTCAGCTTGGGTGCGGCGTGCATTGCCGAGGTTAGTCAGGATTTGCGCCCGTTTTTGGGGGTTATTCGCCCACAGTTCCAGCAGCACCCCATAGCCACGAATCGCAATCTCTAACGCTTCTGCATAGCGACCATAGGACAATTGCTGGATACTGTTACAGGTATTTCCTACTAAGCCCGCCACCCCTTCCTCTTGGTTGGGATACTCAGCCAGAAGTCCCGGCATTAACTGGGCAATAACATCCCCCAATACGGGAACAATTAACCCCATATTTTGCCGCATTACGTGATGTACTGCTGTTGTGCCGCCCTGCATTTCCGCTTGCAGCAGTTGCAGCCAAAAATTTTCTAATGCCGCTTGCTGATTTCTTCCAGTCCCCTGCTGCACCAAATACGCCCCCACCTGTTGAGCTAGATTCCGCAAAAACCCCGCCGCGTTTTCCTGTCCTTCCCCCTGCAACTGGGCCGCTACCTGTTCGCACACCTGCACAAACCCATCATCCACTAACTCCAGATGACCGTTAAGGATTTGCAGTTCCTCCCCTCCCGGACAGTCCAGGAGTTCTTGAATCAGGGAAAGATAAGCCTGCACTCGCTGTTCATCCATAGTGGCGCACCAGGTAGGGGACTACAACACCAATTTTACCCCATGCCCAACCCTTAGAAACTGGGTTTCTTGTTTAAATCTTTGCGAAGGAATCGAGAGACTGCCAGAAACCCCATTTCGTTTCCGGCGGCTACAGTCTCTTAACATAGATTCAATCCCTTGAAATTGAGAAGCCGTAGAATCAAGGCTTCATGTTAGACATCGAAAAACTCACCGTTTCACTCGTTGAGATCGGCTCAGGAATCGGTTGACCATTCATTTGTAAATCTTCAAGATGAAATCGGATCGCCTCTTGAATCAATTGCAAGGCTTCTTCTTTCGTTTCTCCAACTGCAACACATCCAGGCAAGTCTGGCACATACACCCCGTAACTAGAGGTTCCCCTTTCGAGGATAATCGTGTAGTGTAATTGTTGATTATTCATGGTTAGACTCCTTTACTTTAATCCGGCTTGCTTGAAGACGCTGTTTAAGGTTCCGGGGGGCATATCAACGTTTAATTGTCCCGAGACGGTAACTGTACCGGACTTAGTGGCATGATGAAATTGTCGATGACTCCCCCGTGTCCGGACTTGGTACCATCCATCATTCTCTAGGATTTTGATGATATCTCTTACTTTCATTATTTAGGATTTCCCCTCCAGATGACCGTTAAGGATTTGCGGTTCCTCCCCACCCGGACAGTCTAGGAGTTGTTGAATCAGGGAGAGATAGGTGGCGATGCGTTGTTCGTTCATGGCTAGGGATAGAGTAGGGGGATAGTGGGTATTGTAACTGATGCCTGGAAGCGGAACACAAAAGACACTGAGGAGTTTTGTGTTCACGTCTAGTCCCAAATCCTCTGGATTGGATAAGCATTGAAAGCCATATCTTTGCTTAAAATCGGGATGTTTTCTTGCATGGCTTGGGCGATTAAAAGTCTGTCAAATGGGTCTTTATGGTAAAATGGAAGTGATGACAATATCCTTAAATGGTTGAGTTGAATTGGCAACAATTCAAAATCATCTAATCTGATTTTCTCCTCTATGTAATCTGACGCAGTTTTTTCCAGGGTTAACTTATTCTGACTCTGTTTGATGGACATCTCCCAAACCGTAGCAACACTAATCAGCTTATGATTATGACCGTCTTCGACCAAATCACGCACCTTGTCGCTCAACCGAGAATTTCCCATAAAAAACCACAGGACCGTATGAGCATCAAGGAGTAACCGCATTAAATATAGTCCTGAAAATCATCCAATGGTTCATCAAAATCATCCCTGAGAGCAATCCGGTCTTTATCGCACCCAAATAAAGGGGGGCGCGGCTGAGGCGATAAAACTGGAGTGATTTTAATGGTTTGCTGATTATTTTTACTAATAATAATTTCTTCTCCGGCAAAAGCCATTTCTATCAGTTCCATAATTTGCGGTAAGGCTTGGTTAATATCAATAATTTTCATCGCTTATCCTTCCTCGTTTATCTATAACCTAGCACCCGGTAGGGGATAGCATTCCAAATTTACCACATTCCAGAGACTCAGAAACCCGGTTTCTTTGTTAATTTTTTGTGAAGCAACAGCAGATGCTGCCAGAAACCCGCTTTCTTTGACTCCCGGTTGCTTGCCACTGACTAACTCACCCCCAAACCTGTATATTTTCGCAACTCAGGCGGCTGTAGCCCCAAAATAATATCTTCCCTCTCGACACCCTGACTTAACAACTCATCGGTCAAGGAACAGTCGGTTTGATTGCGCTGAATCCAGATTTTTCCGGAACGAATTTCCAGATGAATCAAGCAATTATAAACCCTTCGGGTTCCATTCCATCCTAAATCAACCACCAAATACCGATCCGCTTTGACATCAAAAACCGTTTCTGATTCAATCTCTCCCCCCAACAGAGAACCCGTCGAATATTCCGTCAAGAGTTGCAAATAGTTGTTTGAGTTCTTCTTCCATTTCAGCTAAATCAAACAGAGTAGGATGCGCTTCAGGATGAAATTGTACCATCACATCAACATCACTATTGCCATTAAAATCCTCCCGCAGAATTGAGCCGAATAAGGCAAACTCTGTGACATTCGAATTTTGGCAAAATTCAGCAATGTTATCCATCGATGTTATCCATCGGCAGTGCGATCGCAGTCTGGATCATGTTAACCTTCACCTCCAATTCGCCTAAGTCTGTCCTCTGTCATCATCTATTTCACCCCATTGCCAACCCTCAGAAACCCGGTTTCTTGCTTAAATCTTGATGAAGGAATCACGATGCTGCAAAAAACCTAGTTTCTTTAACTCCAACTAACTCTATATTGTCAGGCGATCGCGCAACCCCGAGGAGAGAACGATCTCTCCCATCATCCCTATCCTGAAACTATCTTCTGGGTAATTGAATCAGCGTTCGCTAGTTCACAGCAAAGATGCAACCGTCAACTCTCATATCTATGCCGAAGCAGACATCCCCCCCATGACTCCCATTTTGGTATAATCAGGACTTGTGTTTCAATCATCTGCATTACCTGTCAGCACCCCCGGCTGAAGCACGGGGGCTTCGTGCCCTCCCCTTCAGGTAGCTGACCAGCTTAAGCCTTAACTGGCTACGTTCAGAGCAAGAGTTAAAGTTCCTACCCGGGAATGCGTGCTAGTTCCCGGCTCTAGAACCGAATCGTTAAACAGTCCTAAGGGGTTAAGACAGTGCGATTGGGAAAGTACCGACTCTGAACATTAGCGTTCGCGGAGCGTGCGCGTTAGCGCTTAGCAAACATTACCCCGCAAGGGAGTCGGAGCCAACCATAGCTCCATGGAGGGGCAACCATACCCCTTCACCCCGCAAGGGGGTGCTGGCGGCTAAAGCCGCTTGAGTCGGTTTTCCTCCCCGCTCTGAAGAGACGGGGCTTCCAACCATCCCAGGAGCTTTTACGTGAAACTTCCTCAAAAATTGATGCTGCTCGGTTCCGGTGAACTGGGGAAAGAAGTTGTCATCGCCGCGCAACGGTTGGGAAATACCGTCATTGCTGTCGATCGCTATGCTAACGCTCCCGCCATGCAAGTGGCCGATATCGCCGAGGTGGTGTCGATGCAGGATGGAGATGCGTTGGAACGGTTGGTGAAACATCATCAGCCGGATTATGTCATTCCCGAGATTGAAGCCATCCGCACCCGTAAATTACTCGACTTAGAACGCCAGGGGTTTCGCATCATTCCCACAGCGGCGGCCACGAATTACACCATGAACCGCGATCGCATCCGGGAATTGGCCCATACTGAACTCGGAGTGCGTACCCCTCGCTACGACTACGCCAATGATTTAGCCAGTTTAAAAGCCATTTCCAAAGACTTAGGATTTCCCAACGTCGTCAAACCGGTGATGTCCTCCTCGGGGAAAGGCCAATCGGTGGTTCGCTCTCCCGAGGAAGTGGCCCAGGCCTGGGAGTACGCCATGACGGGATCTCGTGGTGAGAGTGAGCGGGTGATTGTCGAGGAGTTTATTGACTTTGAAGTCGAAATTACCCTCCTAACCCTGCGACAGTGGAATGGAACCACCCTCTTTTGTCCCCCCATTGGTCATCGTCAAGAACGAGGGGATTATCAGGAATCCTGGCAGCCGGTGGGATTGTCGGAAGCGAAAATCACCCAGGCCCAGGAAATGGCGAAAACCGTCACCTCGGCGTTAGGGGGTGCGGGAATTTTTGGGGTTGAGTTTTTTGTGACTCAGGATGAGGTGATTTTCTCTGAGTTGTCCCCCCGTCCCCATGATACGGGGATGGTGACGATGGTCTCTCAGAACCTCAATGAGTTTGAGTTACATTTGCGGGCCATTTTAAGCCTACCCATTCCCAAAATTGAGGTCTTGTCGCCGGGAGCGAGTGCGGTGATTTTGAGCGATCGCCATTCGGATACAGTGTTTTATGAAGGGGTGGATGAAGCTCTCGCAGAACCCGATGTGGAGATTCGCCTCTTTGGTAAGGAAACTGCTCGTCCCTATCGTCGCATGGGGGTGGCCCTGGCCAAAGGGGACACCATTGAACAGGCTCGTCAGAAAGCAACCCAAGCCGCTGCTAAAGTCCGCTTGAGTTATGGAGACCAGGAATAAGTGACACTTAAAAATGGACAATTCAATACACTGAAGTTGCTTCAGAGGTGGCTTTTTCTATATTTTTTAGTCCTAGTTGTAATGTCTTCCGCCAGATAAGT contains these protein-coding regions:
- a CDS encoding type II toxin-antitoxin system HicB family antitoxin; the encoded protein is MNNQQLHYTIILERGTSSYGVYVPDLPGCVAVGETKEEALQLIQEAIRFHLEDLQMNGQPIPEPISTSETVSFSMSNMKP
- a CDS encoding type II toxin-antitoxin system HicA family toxin, with product MKVRDIIKILENDGWYQVRTRGSHRQFHHATKSGTVTVSGQLNVDMPPGTLNSVFKQAGLK
- a CDS encoding type II toxin-antitoxin system VapC family toxin, which translates into the protein MRLLLDAHTVLWFFMGNSRLSDKVRDLVEDGHNHKLISVATVWEMSIKQSQNKLTLEKTASDYIEEKIRLDDFELLPIQLNHLRILSSLPFYHKDPFDRLLIAQAMQENIPILSKDMAFNAYPIQRIWD
- a CDS encoding DUF2281 domain-containing protein — encoded protein: MKIIDINQALPQIMELIEMAFAGEEIIISKNNQQTIKITPVLSPQPRPPLFGCDKDRIALRDDFDEPLDDFQDYI
- a CDS encoding XisI protein; the protein is MKWKKNSNNYLQLLTEYSTGSLLGGEIESETVFDVKADRYLVVDLGWNGTRRVYNCLIHLEIRSGKIWIQRNQTDCSLTDELLSQGVEREDIILGLQPPELRKYTGLGVS
- the purT gene encoding formate-dependent phosphoribosylglycinamide formyltransferase, which codes for MLLGSGELGKEVVIAAQRLGNTVIAVDRYANAPAMQVADIAEVVSMQDGDALERLVKHHQPDYVIPEIEAIRTRKLLDLERQGFRIIPTAAATNYTMNRDRIRELAHTELGVRTPRYDYANDLASLKAISKDLGFPNVVKPVMSSSGKGQSVVRSPEEVAQAWEYAMTGSRGESERVIVEEFIDFEVEITLLTLRQWNGTTLFCPPIGHRQERGDYQESWQPVGLSEAKITQAQEMAKTVTSALGGAGIFGVEFFVTQDEVIFSELSPRPHDTGMVTMVSQNLNEFELHLRAILSLPIPKIEVLSPGASAVILSDRHSDTVFYEGVDEALAEPDVEIRLFGKETARPYRRMGVALAKGDTIEQARQKATQAAAKVRLSYGDQE